A single Actinomycetota bacterium DNA region contains:
- a CDS encoding alcohol dehydrogenase catalytic domain-containing protein, translated as MRAVKFEDVGQLSVGDYPDPVIQDPGDAIIRVTTAPICGSDLHLLHGRIPGMRPGSVVGHEFVGIVESVGPDVKKFKVGDRVVGSFLIVCGTCWFCQRGSFGNCEQLWVLGYGMFTGDLDGAQAEKVRVPVADWNLHAVDPSLTDEQAVFAGDILTTAAYICARSNISEGDTVAITGAGPVGLLTLMIAKTYNPAQILVVDQAPDRLALAESLGGVPVDMSKVNPVVEIQRATQDRGADIVIECVGATPAFTTALNAVRAGGTVGVIGVYSELEYDFPIGEIWRRGITIVMGGTAHVQAHWSRALELVEQGIVDPTVIITHTLPLEEALKGYEMFESREAMKVILKP; from the coding sequence ATGCGCGCAGTCAAGTTCGAGGATGTCGGGCAGTTGTCGGTTGGGGACTACCCGGACCCGGTCATCCAGGATCCCGGCGACGCGATTATCCGCGTGACGACGGCGCCGATCTGCGGGTCGGACTTGCACCTGCTGCACGGTCGTATTCCGGGTATGCGCCCGGGCAGCGTTGTCGGCCACGAGTTCGTCGGCATCGTTGAGTCCGTCGGACCCGATGTGAAGAAGTTCAAGGTCGGCGACCGCGTCGTCGGCTCGTTCCTGATCGTGTGCGGAACCTGTTGGTTCTGTCAACGCGGATCGTTCGGCAACTGCGAGCAGCTCTGGGTGCTCGGCTACGGCATGTTCACCGGCGACCTCGACGGCGCACAGGCCGAGAAGGTGCGCGTTCCGGTCGCAGACTGGAACCTGCATGCGGTCGATCCGTCGCTCACCGACGAGCAGGCGGTGTTCGCCGGCGACATCCTCACGACCGCCGCGTACATTTGCGCGCGCTCGAACATCTCCGAGGGCGACACCGTCGCGATCACCGGCGCCGGCCCCGTCGGGCTACTGACGCTGATGATCGCCAAGACTTACAACCCCGCGCAGATCTTGGTCGTGGACCAGGCGCCGGACCGACTGGCGCTTGCCGAGTCCCTCGGCGGCGTGCCGGTCGACATGTCGAAGGTCAACCCGGTGGTCGAGATTCAGCGCGCGACCCAGGACCGGGGAGCCGACATCGTGATCGAATGCGTCGGTGCGACGCCCGCGTTTACCACGGCGCTGAACGCGGTGCGCGCGGGCGGAACCGTCGGCGTGATCGGCGTGTACTCCGAGCTGGAATACGACTTCCCGATCGGCGAGATCTGGCGCCGCGGAATCACCATCGTGATGGGCGGCACCGCGCACGTGCAAGCGCACTGGAGCCGCGCTCTCGAGCTGGTCGAACAAGGCATCGTCGACCCGACCGTCATCATCACGCACACCCTGCCGCTGGAAGAAGCTTTGAAGGGCTACGAGATGTTCGAGTCGCGCGAAGCCATGAAGGTGATCCTGAAGCCGTAA
- a CDS encoding phage holin family protein yields MRNLSEKSTAELVAGSIDDALKLVRKELELLRIGLTETLSERLKGAGLIGGAALAVVPGLLFVLVALALWLPGSAAFGFFVLGLALLAIAGAAVFFGVKLVRSGGKESSAALDKVKEDARWARGRLTR; encoded by the coding sequence ATGAGAAACCTCTCGGAGAAGAGCACGGCCGAACTTGTCGCGGGGTCGATCGACGACGCGCTCAAGTTGGTGCGCAAAGAGCTTGAGTTGCTTCGCATCGGGCTGACCGAAACGCTGAGTGAGCGGCTGAAAGGCGCCGGGTTGATCGGCGGCGCCGCCCTGGCCGTGGTTCCGGGCCTGTTGTTCGTTCTCGTTGCGCTCGCGTTGTGGCTGCCGGGCTCGGCCGCGTTCGGGTTCTTCGTCCTGGGACTGGCGCTGCTCGCAATCGCGGGCGCTGCGGTCTTCTTCGGTGTGAAACTGGTGCGCTCGGGTGGAAAGGAGTCCAGCGCCGCGTTGGACAAGGTGAAGGAGGATGCGCGATGGGCTCGCGGACGTCTGACACGCTGA
- a CDS encoding 4-hydroxy-3-methylbut-2-enyl diphosphate reductase, protein MVASVEKVLLAAPRGYCAGVDRAVETVERALRKFGASIYVRKQIVHNLHVVRALEAKGALFVDELDEVPTGATVILSAHGVAPEVYEQGRARGLRVIDATCPLVTKVHNEAKKFAGDAYHVVLIGHEGHEEVVGTMGEAPASITLIGSPDEVDRLSLPSDDRVAYLSQTTLSVDETAGVIERLRERFPSIRGPVREDICYATQNRQTAVKVLAEQADVVLVIGSNNSSNSNRLREVAAARGARAYLVDDETEIDEAWLEDARVVGITSGASAPEWLVERVIGFFRARGVDDVEEVRVVEEDVRFALPPEVG, encoded by the coding sequence CTGGTGGCTTCCGTCGAGAAGGTTCTTCTTGCCGCTCCCCGTGGGTACTGCGCCGGGGTAGATCGCGCGGTTGAGACCGTCGAGCGCGCGCTCCGCAAGTTCGGCGCTTCGATCTATGTCCGAAAGCAGATCGTGCACAACCTCCACGTGGTGCGCGCCCTTGAGGCCAAGGGCGCGCTGTTCGTAGATGAACTCGATGAGGTTCCGACTGGTGCGACTGTAATCCTGTCCGCGCATGGAGTTGCTCCCGAGGTCTACGAGCAAGGAAGGGCACGCGGGCTGCGCGTAATCGATGCGACGTGTCCGTTGGTGACCAAGGTGCACAACGAAGCGAAGAAGTTTGCCGGTGACGCCTATCACGTCGTTCTGATCGGACACGAGGGCCACGAAGAGGTCGTCGGGACCATGGGGGAGGCACCGGCTTCGATCACGCTGATCGGTTCACCCGATGAGGTGGATCGGCTGTCTTTGCCCTCGGACGACCGCGTCGCGTACTTGTCGCAGACCACGTTGTCGGTGGATGAGACCGCCGGCGTGATCGAGCGGCTGCGCGAGCGTTTCCCGTCGATTCGTGGTCCGGTGCGCGAGGACATCTGCTACGCGACTCAGAATCGCCAGACCGCGGTGAAGGTTCTGGCCGAGCAGGCCGACGTCGTGCTGGTGATCGGATCGAACAACTCGTCCAATTCCAACCGCTTGCGCGAGGTGGCCGCCGCGCGTGGGGCGCGCGCCTACCTCGTGGACGATGAGACTGAAATCGACGAGGCGTGGCTCGAGGACGCGCGCGTCGTCGGGATCACCTCCGGCGCGTCGGCGCCCGAGTGGCTCGTTGAGCGTGTTATCGGGTTCTTCCGCGCGCGCGGCGTGGATGACGTTGAAGAGGTGCGGGTCGTGGAAGAGGACGTGCGGTTCGCCCTGCCTCCGGAAGTGGGCTAG
- a CDS encoding alpha/beta hydrolase, protein MYLRGTEDGTLFPKDRCVVTSDGAHVAYTIKGQKSPVVVLCAGLVCPDNFWKYLVPSLQRHYSVLVWNYRGSGASGMPTAPGFRTRNYTADDFAVELYADDLREILDREGISEVVVLGHSMGTQVALEAYRLMPDRVRAIVSVAGPFGAPLDSFYNTRLSSELFPLISFAISHTPGLGPVWRALLRSPIVHPIALAVRALGPATKEEDMKPYYDHLASLDPLVVVKMAEAAHAHSAEDLLRHIDVPTLVVVGEKDNFTPPWVGHVMASRIPVAELCVVPEGTHTTLIEYPKVVNRAVLDFLRRHLGETQGAVSLTARRRARARRSSTDAATPRP, encoded by the coding sequence ATGTATCTGCGGGGGACCGAGGACGGGACGCTGTTTCCGAAAGACCGCTGCGTCGTCACGTCCGACGGTGCCCACGTTGCGTACACAATCAAAGGACAGAAGAGCCCCGTCGTAGTTCTCTGCGCGGGGCTCGTCTGTCCGGATAACTTCTGGAAGTACCTCGTCCCGTCGCTCCAGCGTCATTACAGCGTCCTGGTCTGGAACTACCGGGGCAGTGGGGCGTCGGGCATGCCGACGGCCCCCGGCTTTCGAACGCGCAACTACACGGCGGATGATTTCGCCGTCGAGCTATACGCCGACGACCTGCGCGAGATCCTCGACCGTGAGGGGATCTCCGAGGTCGTCGTGTTGGGCCACTCGATGGGGACGCAGGTTGCGCTGGAGGCATACCGGCTGATGCCTGATCGGGTGCGCGCCATCGTGTCGGTGGCGGGTCCGTTTGGGGCGCCGCTGGATTCCTTCTACAACACTCGTCTGTCGTCGGAGTTGTTCCCGCTGATTTCGTTCGCGATATCGCACACGCCAGGGCTTGGGCCTGTGTGGCGAGCGTTGCTGCGGTCGCCGATCGTGCATCCGATCGCTTTGGCGGTTCGGGCGCTCGGGCCGGCGACGAAAGAGGAAGACATGAAGCCCTACTACGACCATCTGGCGTCGCTGGACCCACTGGTGGTTGTGAAGATGGCAGAGGCGGCGCACGCGCACAGCGCTGAGGACTTGCTGCGTCACATCGATGTTCCAACGCTGGTGGTCGTGGGGGAGAAGGACAACTTCACGCCGCCGTGGGTCGGGCATGTGATGGCGTCGCGTATTCCGGTGGCCGAGTTGTGCGTCGTCCCCGAGGGTACGCATACAACTCTCATCGAGTACCCGAAGGTGGTCAACCGCGCGGTGCTGGACTTCTTGCGGCGGCATTTGGGTGAGACTCAAGGCGCGGTTTCCCTGACCGCCCGGCGGCGGGCGCGCGCCCGCCGTTCGTCAACCGACGCCGCCACCCCGCGCCCGTAG
- a CDS encoding alpha/beta fold hydrolase has translation MAAVAQRIRFSSPDGLLLEGRLTAPVNPRGGAILCHPHPQFGGSMSSVLIPAIQRALDAAGWACLRFNFRGVGDSQGTYDGGVGESLDAAAALDRIAIEAEGLPLAVAGWSFGSLVGLAAAVADSRVRAYAAVAPPVSLNVDVGPPAPSENQLRAFSGRVYAVCGTLDGFAGPDDVRAWACRISPSARVEVFEGADHFFTNSRHELATAVAAHIAG, from the coding sequence ATGGCGGCAGTTGCGCAACGCATCCGTTTCTCTTCCCCCGACGGCCTGCTGCTTGAGGGCCGACTGACGGCCCCGGTCAACCCGCGCGGCGGAGCCATTCTCTGCCATCCTCATCCCCAATTCGGCGGCTCCATGTCCTCGGTTCTGATTCCGGCCATTCAGCGCGCGCTCGATGCCGCCGGCTGGGCCTGCCTGAGGTTCAACTTCCGGGGCGTAGGCGACAGTCAGGGCACTTACGACGGCGGCGTCGGCGAAAGCTTGGACGCCGCGGCCGCCCTGGATCGGATCGCGATCGAGGCGGAAGGGCTCCCACTTGCGGTCGCCGGCTGGTCTTTTGGTTCGCTGGTCGGTCTGGCCGCCGCGGTCGCCGACTCTCGCGTTCGGGCGTATGCCGCGGTCGCACCTCCGGTTTCCCTGAACGTCGATGTCGGTCCCCCAGCACCGTCGGAGAATCAACTTCGGGCTTTCTCGGGCCGCGTCTACGCCGTCTGCGGGACTTTGGACGGGTTCGCCGGACCCGATGATGTTCGCGCCTGGGCGTGCCGGATCTCTCCTTCAGCGCGGGTTGAGGTCTTCGAGGGAGCCGACCACTTCTTCACCAATTCCCGCCACGAGCTGGCGACGGCGGTCGCCGCGCACATCGCCGGATGA
- a CDS encoding acyl-CoA dehydrogenase family protein encodes MPDFGLNSEQKEFKNWIHEFSEKEIRPAAAEYDETEEFPWPIVKKAAEVGIYTFDFYMQTGQDESGLMMPIALEEAAWGCAGIGLSIFATGLPMAAVAASGDWNAIQKWAPMMFGTPEDPKLGAFCVTEPNAGSDVSQLRTTAKRERDGWLLNGTKNFITNGGIADVHVVVATVDPALGHRGQATFVVGPDTPGLSMGKKEKKMGIRASHTSEVILEDVWVPGENLLGGEEKLQAKLERARSGQKSGKSGALATFEATRPSVGAQAVGIARAAWEFARDYAKERVTFGRPIIEHQGIAFQLADMVMETEAARLLVHRAAWMGRTGQQFVHAEGSMSKLKAGEVAVKVTDQAIQILGGYGFCKDFPVEKWHRDAKIFTLFEGTSEIQRLVVSRALAAE; translated from the coding sequence ATGCCTGACTTCGGGTTGAACTCCGAGCAGAAAGAGTTCAAGAACTGGATTCACGAGTTCTCTGAGAAGGAGATCCGTCCGGCTGCGGCCGAGTATGACGAGACCGAGGAATTCCCCTGGCCGATTGTAAAGAAGGCCGCCGAGGTCGGGATCTACACCTTTGACTTCTACATGCAGACGGGCCAGGACGAGAGCGGCCTGATGATGCCGATCGCGCTCGAGGAGGCAGCTTGGGGCTGCGCCGGCATCGGCCTCAGCATCTTCGCCACGGGCCTGCCGATGGCCGCGGTTGCGGCGAGCGGCGACTGGAACGCCATTCAGAAGTGGGCGCCGATGATGTTCGGCACGCCCGAGGACCCCAAGCTTGGTGCGTTCTGCGTGACCGAGCCGAACGCCGGTAGCGACGTGTCGCAGCTTCGCACGACCGCCAAGCGCGAGCGCGACGGCTGGCTACTCAACGGCACCAAGAACTTCATCACCAACGGTGGAATCGCCGACGTCCACGTTGTCGTTGCGACGGTTGATCCCGCGCTCGGACACCGCGGTCAGGCGACGTTCGTCGTCGGCCCCGACACGCCGGGACTGTCGATGGGCAAGAAAGAAAAGAAGATGGGCATCCGCGCTTCGCACACCTCCGAGGTCATCCTCGAGGACGTGTGGGTGCCGGGCGAGAACTTGCTCGGCGGCGAGGAGAAGCTACAGGCGAAGCTCGAGCGCGCGCGTTCGGGACAGAAGTCCGGCAAGTCCGGCGCCCTGGCGACGTTTGAGGCCACCCGCCCGTCGGTCGGGGCTCAGGCAGTCGGTATCGCGCGCGCGGCGTGGGAGTTCGCTCGCGATTACGCCAAGGAGCGCGTCACCTTCGGCCGCCCGATCATTGAGCACCAGGGCATCGCATTCCAGCTTGCCGACATGGTCATGGAGACCGAGGCTGCGCGCTTGCTGGTGCACCGAGCCGCCTGGATGGGGCGCACCGGCCAGCAGTTCGTCCACGCCGAGGGTTCGATGTCGAAGCTCAAGGCCGGCGAGGTGGCCGTCAAAGTGACCGACCAAGCGATCCAGATCCTCGGCGGATACGGATTCTGCAAGGACTTCCCGGTCGAGAAGTGGCACCGCGACGCGAAGATCTTCACGCTGTTCGAGGGCACGAGCGAGATTCAGCGTCTCGTCGTCTCGCGCGCGCTGGCGGCCGAGTAG
- the cysS gene encoding cysteine--tRNA ligase — protein MVAVYDTLARAVLPLETVAGRALTMYSCGPTVYRYAHIGNLRTFLAADIVRRSLEYSGVEVHQVMNITDVGHMTDELFDRGEDKMLLAAGLENKPPEEIAAHYTKAFLADMAAINIAPARAYPRASAYIPQMIELIVRLIERGHAYECDGTVYYDVRSFPDYGRLSGNTLDKLVSGHRKDIDDPRKRYHADFVLWMHAGPQRAIRFPSPWGEGYPGWHIECSAMSMEAFGEEFDLHTGGEDNVFPHHEDEIAQSEGVTGHRVVRRWMHGAHLLSEGRKMAKSAGNFYDLRDLAARGHTDPLAVRLLFLQSRYRAQMNFTLDALAGAERTLNRWRRIAAESAAQPAEQADTTSYEKRFTDALANDLDTPAAIALVAEVVSTPSLPPHARASLLAGWDAVLALDLLRDARAGVEIPAEVQEMVEQRERARDAKDYAAADALRTEISARGFDVEDAPEGPKVRAR, from the coding sequence ATGGTCGCCGTATACGACACACTCGCCCGTGCCGTTCTCCCCCTCGAGACGGTCGCCGGGCGCGCGCTCACGATGTACTCGTGCGGACCTACGGTGTACCGCTACGCCCACATCGGCAACCTGCGCACGTTCCTGGCGGCCGACATCGTGCGGCGCTCGCTCGAGTACTCAGGCGTCGAGGTCCACCAAGTTATGAACATCACCGACGTCGGACACATGACCGACGAGCTGTTCGACCGCGGCGAAGACAAGATGCTCTTGGCCGCAGGCCTGGAGAACAAGCCCCCCGAAGAGATCGCGGCGCACTACACCAAGGCGTTCCTCGCCGACATGGCCGCGATCAACATCGCGCCTGCGCGCGCCTATCCGCGCGCCTCCGCGTACATCCCACAGATGATCGAGCTGATCGTGCGCCTGATCGAGCGAGGACACGCCTACGAGTGCGACGGAACCGTCTACTACGACGTTCGGTCGTTCCCCGACTACGGCCGCCTCTCAGGCAACACACTCGACAAACTCGTCTCCGGGCACCGCAAGGACATCGACGATCCGCGCAAGCGCTACCACGCGGACTTCGTGCTGTGGATGCACGCCGGACCCCAACGCGCGATCAGGTTCCCATCGCCGTGGGGCGAGGGATATCCCGGTTGGCACATCGAGTGCTCCGCGATGTCGATGGAGGCGTTCGGCGAAGAGTTCGATCTGCACACCGGCGGCGAGGACAACGTCTTCCCGCACCACGAAGACGAGATCGCTCAGTCTGAGGGCGTGACCGGTCACCGCGTCGTGCGCCGCTGGATGCACGGCGCGCACTTGCTGAGCGAAGGCCGCAAAATGGCCAAGAGCGCAGGGAACTTCTACGACTTGCGCGACCTCGCTGCGCGCGGCCACACCGACCCGCTCGCCGTGCGCCTGCTGTTCCTGCAGTCGCGGTATCGCGCGCAGATGAACTTCACCCTCGACGCGCTCGCCGGAGCCGAACGCACGCTGAACCGCTGGCGCAGGATCGCCGCCGAGTCCGCCGCTCAGCCCGCCGAACAAGCCGACACGACCAGCTACGAAAAGCGCTTCACCGACGCGCTCGCAAACGACCTCGACACACCCGCCGCGATCGCGCTCGTCGCCGAGGTCGTCTCCACGCCATCGCTTCCACCCCACGCCCGCGCGAGTTTGCTCGCCGGGTGGGACGCCGTCCTCGCCCTCGATCTCCTGCGCGACGCGCGCGCCGGGGTGGAAATCCCCGCCGAGGTGCAGGAAATGGTCGAGCAACGCGAGCGCGCGCGCGATGCAAAGGACTATGCCGCCGCCGACGCCCTGCGCACCGAGATCAGCGCGCGCGGCTTCGACGTCGAAGACGCGCCTGAGGGCCCAAAGGTGCGCGCGCGCTAG
- the fdxA gene encoding ferredoxin, with the protein MTYVIAEPCIDVKDKACVEECPVDCIYEGPRTLYIHPDECVDCGACEPACPVEAIFYEDDLPDNWKQFTAVNAEWFTAENGIGSPGGAAKVGPVDHDHPVVVAWQTS; encoded by the coding sequence GTGACGTACGTCATCGCAGAACCGTGTATCGACGTTAAGGACAAGGCCTGTGTCGAGGAGTGTCCGGTCGACTGTATATACGAGGGTCCTCGGACTCTCTACATCCACCCGGACGAGTGCGTCGATTGTGGCGCCTGCGAGCCGGCCTGTCCTGTCGAGGCGATCTTCTACGAGGACGACCTGCCGGACAACTGGAAGCAGTTCACCGCTGTGAACGCTGAGTGGTTCACCGCCGAGAACGGAATCGGTTCTCCCGGCGGCGCCGCGAAAGTCGGTCCGGTCGACCACGATCACCCCGTGGTCGTGGCCTGGCAGACCAGCTAA